cAAATGAGTTTGACTATGACTTTTGGATCTTCCGCCCCTCTTTTACTGATAAATTTTAGTAGTATACATTTACAGACAGTCTGGTATGTTTTTGACATGATACATTTATAAACCTTCATGTATTGTTATAAAACTTGGACATGTTGGACAGATGCTAATTTCCAAAATCACGAAAGTTTTAGCACATAAACCATATTAAAAAATTCTTTTGAAATGCGttttatgtcctttttttattgttatgtaCCAATTTGATAAACTTTTACATACTTataaaaatgagaagatgtggtatgattgccaatgagacaactctcatacAGAAACCgagtgaaataaaacaattaaaggtcACCGTATAGCCTTTTACTATAAGCAAACCCTAATACAGCACAGCAAGCCACAAAAGTCCACGGAACAACAAATGCAAAACAACCCAAACCAACGatctatgtacaaaacaatatttgaaaaacaaatatgatatacaacaacaagcgacaaccactgaatcaatGCTCCAAATCAGAACAAGCTCACATGTTAAGAACGcagcggggttaaaaatgttcgCCGGCGCCGAACCCATCtagttttttcttatttatattttcttctaTATAGCTGGATATTATGGTCTTGTTTTTATCCTTGCTTCAGTTAAGCTTTCGTATcgataacagtttttttttaataaataatactgCGCAGACAGATGAGAAGGTTGTTTTTTGCATTTATGATATTTACAAAGCCACTTTCCGGACACATCGTTAATGTAAATTAGAAAGGAATCTGCCGAGGAATTAAACTGGTGTATCTGAAGATTCAAAGGACGATTACGAAACTATAAAACTATTTGAAATTGGATTTTGCTGTATTTATTGCAGTATATCATTGTAATAATCTTCATTTTCTGGGGAAAATTCGGTAAAAAacaggcgcgtagctacgtttacgtcaaaacgcccgggcgtacacttgaattggttaaaaaaaattaatatcaataaatcaaaaagatCTGGTTTAAAAGCTCGTAAATCTTATTTCAATAGCTTGTAATTGCGAATAAAAGTGATGAAATTGAATTTCGATCAAAGGATACAGtactgaatatttatattttataattttctgtcagtcaaagtctgaatctactgtgAAGTCTTCTTACTTTCCTTTTGTTTAAAGCAATTCATATTCAGCGGAGATTCAATAGGTGCTTTGAATTTTAGCCGAGCCTGCGACATTTATGTCTCGAAAGCAAGAAATAGCGACCCCAGATTTCGTCGGGGGTGTTAACATTTAGGTTCAGTATagttaaagttttattttgtcAAGCCTTCACGAAATTTAACGAAAGTTGGAAAGAAGCTTTTTATTCTCAAGAGTATCCAGAGCATAATGTTGAATTTATATATTGAATTTTCCCGTATGTTTTAGTCCTATAACGTATGACCTCGGGGgcattatttatcatttatatttacttgtttctgatatatttttttattatcaatgtgCCACccgaaaaaaattgaaaaaatcggtataaaaatgttaaaaattgaataagaatgcgaagtcatatatgttataggactaccatattttactgataaaagaaatttcaaaatacagtctgtggttaaagtttgttACACttcaataactttcttaaaccttcatcgaattttatgaaattttggcaGAAGCCTTTTTGGGATAAATGTATGAagcaaattttaaaaagtattcTTATCTTTTAGTAATTAACAGAAGGtctgtgattattttttttttacatgacaaatttgaaataatttttcaaatattgtcaTATTCCATCTcaagaaaaaaaattcttcagaAAATGTTGTTGATTATCTAAACTTCTGTAATCATAAATGGACTAATGAATGGATTCAATTTTCGCGGCAAGCAATgtataaattaaacataaaagaTTAAATAAGATGGTCTCCTGGGTCCAAAGTATGTTCAACTTGCTATTGATTAGGTTTTTAATGTCAGAAAAGAGCCTCCCCCTCGAACCGACTACAAGTAGATGTTATAACCTGGATTTGATTGGGGCCCCCAAACCACTCGCCGAGGTTAGGGCGTACACTTAAAAAtagcctagctacgccactgttaACACATTTTTTTGCGACTTTTGCTAGGACAAtcgtagattaaaaaaaaattaaataacaaaacagaTCAGTAAGacaatatctaaaatataaatgaaacggCCAAAATAAGTTGAATCCTTTTATAaaaacagttgtttttttttttatctacttttgCTTTTATAACAACTATTAtaccagatataaaaaaaaaaccataaacagCAAATTTTGTCACCTATACGAGACTGCCATCGTTGTACGATTCAATATATAGGTGTTATTGCCACTCAATGAAGATTTACTTATATTCTACTCCCCTCCTTCTACTTTGGTTAATAGGATACAATGTAACCCCTGATGGGGACTTCGttattcaatgttaaaaaaaaaagtaaatgcaaAGAAAAAATGACGAAATAAATGCTAAAATTTActcttaaaaatcaaatatgaataaaaatcaaatatataactaTTGGAAAACTGCCCGAGATAATTATCAACTGAAGATTAAAATTATACATCACTATATGAAGCTGATTAATTAATTCCtcccttaatgtccagtggcaaatatgtcatacaTATTCACGACGAGATGCAAAGTGGATCAATCTTAAGCAAATGATAACAATTTTAGAGCGACACTTTAATCAGCTAGAGCGTTGGCTAGAGGTTAAACGTATGCCTTAATAGAATAAAGTTGAACCATGATCAAAATCGTAAGTAATCTATTAGCCCCTCCCCCCTCCACAATCAGTAACGGCCActataagtaaatgagatatggacttaTTTTGTAAGCAAATTCTTATAGCAGCCAACATTTCCCGGTTTCTAATAGGTTTATATTTCCACTCAAATACTGTTTGATTATTGACCGAAAATGTTGAATTAACCAAAAGCACATTGATTCTCTGAAATTGTAATTTATGGTTTTTCGCTGACTGTTTTTCCCCCGATTCTATTTTGACCCCCTGATTCTAAGAGGGCGTGTCTTATTAGTCATGCCCGATTAGCTTTTAGTAAATTGAACCTCAACTTAGAGACCTACACCGGGTTaataagttcgaggtacaataagtaaACAAAAGAGACAAAAGAGATCCTTAATGAAATTGAGATCGTCCAAGGTATCTTAGATAATTTTGCTTTGAATAACAATGGAAAATGCACGAACACGTTTGTAAGATGAAAAAATTAGGTAATGACAACATTTTAAGAAGTAGCCCTGAAACTGAAATCTTTATGTTGAGGTGATGAAACAGATAATGAGCTTtttcagagtttttttttaaagatttttgcaTTTAACCTGGACAATCATATTAATTTCAGACAGAATATTTTCTTAATCCTTTAACTTTTACACTTGCTTAAATATTAATCAATGAACATGATGATTTATTATCCTTAAACACTTACATGGAATGCATATAAAAGCTATAAAAACCTTCTCAAATTTATCTTTTATCTAAACCATGTAAACAAGTCAAAAGATTTTTCTTAAAagtctatatcatgtatatggggGTGTCagataaaattaagtttaaattaaaatttaaatgtttaaaagaaaggcgaaagataccagagtgatatccactcataaatcgaaaacaaactaacaaggcaatggcaaaaaaaacaacaataaaacgaTCAAAAGCCaaacaatagaaaacaaaacacaacatagaaaactaaagactgagcatgAACCCAACAAAAACCGGAGGTGATTTCAAAGTAATCATTGGTTCATCAAATTTTTTGTGTTGTTCATCAGTCAGATGTGTACTTGGTTAGCAtatccaacaacaaaaaaacgaatTAAGATTATCATCATTATGTTGTAAATTCGTAAAACGTTAATATTGACAAAGAAACAAATTTTCTGGGATATATTGTTTATGAATCATCGGTAAGTTACTCTGTGTGGCAATCGGAGGTCCGTCCGTCTCTTCGTCATCACTTTTGTGTTACTATTTTTTCTGATCCTCTTCCGATTCGGATGAAGGCTTCCACTTCTACAAACCTCGGATGAGTTCGTTTGAAATTGGGTGCCGTTTGTTTTTCGGGACTTTCGGGACTTTCGGGACTTTCGGAAAGAATCATATGAATTATTGACGCCATGATCGCCTTTTCAATTGTTCATCAGAGCCCGTTAAAATTTGTAAAGTACATTATATCATAGAGGTGATAGTTCCCTGGACGATACCTTTGACTATAAGATATTTGTACTTTGGTTAATATGTGGCGTACATTTCTACTGCATTTGCAATCTGGCAGGGGACTTCGTTCAACCATCCAGATTGATGAAAAGTATTTGATATTTTGTGAAAAGTTGTCccattatcaattaaaaaaatctcttcaacttataatttttattaaagattGAATTGCTGGTCAAACATTATATACATTAACTGAGTATATGACTCTTCTTTGTTGTAGATCAGGACACAAATGACAGACCTTAATGAATATTTAGAAGAGACTATAGATAATATCGGAGGACTTGGACGCTTTCAATGGATAATTATAGTTCTTTTATTTGGAAGCAACATATCAGATAATTGGAGTAATTTAATGATGGCATATGGTGCGGCTGTTCCAAATTGGCGATGTGACCTGACTTCATTAGAAGGCCTGAATTTTACTAAAGCAAATAATATTTCAGACTTGAAAATATGTGAATTTAAAGACAATTCTATTTCAATAATATGTAAAAGCCGGCTTTATGATCCCGGTATGTCCACTGTTGTCTCAGAGGTATGTTACTTAAACTAGGTATGAAAAATTATCCTTTTTAATTCAAAGTTACtgttaatcaaaaatttaatttcataaagTCAGCCCGATTATAATATTTAATTCAAAGATAAAGGTATTTAGCAGTTTTAACTTTAAGAACGTTTACACTGCATTTCAAATACAAATACAGGGTTGAAGTCATATTCAAAAGAATTAAGTAAGTCAGAAATAACATCTATTTAGGACAAAATATGAACTCATCATGTTCTAAATAGTAAAGGTTCCTTCCTAGAAGAAATGCTCTCAGAATCTTGATTAATTATTCAAGCTGattataaacatgatatctttaacgatttttttctttgatatagttgcttcattatttcaaaaattattcagaaatatatgttataaatcatatcaGGGTGCTTTTCATCTATTTCAGTGGGACTTGGTCTGCGATAAAAGTTGGGTTCCATCCACCATAACAACGTTACAAATGGGAGGTTTAATCACTGGTGGATTTGTTTCTGGTCATGTTGCAGACGCTTTTGGGCGTAAAAGTACATACGTTTGTGCATTGTTCACAATTATATCATTGAACGTTGCGGCTGCTTTCTCATCCACGTGGGAAATGTTTGCAGTATTCAGATTTTTTATTGGTTTAGGGAGTGGATTTACTAcatctttaaattttacatttgttattgagTTCACACCACGACAATCAAGATCTATGCTCAGATTTTTACCTTGTAGAGAACTGTTTGGAATGCTTTATGCATGTCTTTGTTGGTGGCTGCATGATTGGCGATACATCCAGATAGGCAGTGCACTTTTGGTATTTCCATATTTTATAGGAATTATTTGGTGAGTTAACCGTATGCATTCAATAGAAAGTATTTATGGAAGGAGAAAATTGTAgcaatgaaaaaatataattgttcTTCAAAATGTACACAATAAGTAATTGACGTTGAAAATATGTTAAGGGTTCCTCTTGCATAATTATTTATCGCATGGTCTTTgaaaagatttatatttcaatattgtatacTGTTTTTTGTCCTCTAATCTTGTTTCGTTTTTAACCATGACATTGTCAGCTTGTTTTCTGCTGTtgcgtttgaatgtccctttggtatctttcacctctcgTCTATGCAGTTAGTTTCTAGCtaaattacaatttaaattgATTCGTTTTGTCCTTTATTTATCAGCTGTTATTTGATCTGATTTGCCATATTTTAATAATACCGTTGACAAAATCTGTCTCAATCTGAAATGTTCAcgaaaatcatattttgatatcaGTATCAACCCCTGCATAGGAAAAACATTTCTCTTTTCTCCAATGCAGTGCAAAATTGAGAATTTCCCGATGTATTCCATGTTTTATTGCATGAGGTTATATCTTACTGGAATTattacaaaatatgtatatatatgtatatattcggTAAGTCTTCACGTCGAAAAAAACCCTcattatttgacaaaaaatataaatattttggtttgcgATAATTTTTGTACacgttttatatataatttttgctATAAtatgtttcattgtttttaaatgaacaatTTCCTTAATTTACACTATTTCAATTATGACTTTTATTAGTAAAGTCTGCTCATTTCATGACAAGTTTATTCGATATACTTCGAAAAATTGTTATGCACTGGCATACATAAGTCTCGTCCAATTATTTATCTTAATCAATTTATGAAGGAATCATCTCATAGGAATTTATGATTATCATGAATAGTCCTAATTCTAACAAAGTACACCTTTCATTACTATAAAAACATCGAAATACATATAGATGTTGTTTTGGTGCAATTTTTTCGTTGAATCTATTAAAATGTGTAGTCTTCAAATGTGAAATGAATTGCATCTACAAATATGGAATTGAAAAAAGAATGCAAATGCCAATTTGAACTGAAGATTAATTTAAGCTGAAATTGTTATAGATTTAGAAACACATGTGATTTTATGCAAAATCTTCCTGTGGCGTTACAAAAAGTTCAATCATTCCCAACTTCAGTTTTCAGTTTACATCTTTCAAATCTAATTTAGGTAGTAAGCAAAATTTACTGGAATTGTTAATgaattatacatttataaaagatgGTACAGATATTGTGAAAGCAACACCAAATTTATCTATAAGACTTTTCATGATGATTGCTCATATATTGACGTTGTATATTAATTAACTACATCTGAGTCCtctcaattttaaaatcatatagtATAATTTATTTATCATTACGCTCGtctgtcaatttcaagaaaatatatatatatatatatatatatcgtaaaATTTACATTAGGTCTTCTGTTGTCTTGATAAGTTAGATAACAATTCTGACCAATctgttttactttaaaattgtaatatttattttgacTACAAATTGAACACGTGTTTtaattgaaatacaaaattttaattcgTCTTTCATAGTTAGCACATGCAAGAACTGAAGCTcaaagttaaagaaaaaaaatcttttacaacCATTTTGTGGTCATAAAAAAGTGGAGgtatattttaaataatcatattttaacaggtcttcaatgcaatacAATTTGGTTAAACAAACACTGACAAAATGGAAAGAAAATTACCAAGCACTATGAACTATATAAGATAGAATTTATTAATCACGGGTTTCGTTCAAAACAATCACATGTATTGTGGTGTGAAGATTAATTTGTTATCTAACTTGTTTTACTGTTTAAGAATAATTATTGTTTTGCAATGTAAATATCTATAGCCTATCATTTAAGccatctttcatatttttttctctgtCTTACTCATAcatgaattatatttttaagGTTTGTACCTGAAAGCTTTAGATGGTTGGTGACACATTGGAAAATAAGGAGAGCATACGATGTGATTAAAACAATAGCAAGTATGAATAATAAAAAGCCACCAGAGTATGACAAATTTCATGAAGAAGtgatacaaataaaagatttggTGTCTGAAGAGAAGAAATACAGTGTTCTAGACTTATTAGATAATCCTAGACTTCTAAAGATAACACTTTTACTGATGGTTGCGTGGTAAGTATACATACGTTTATTAGTATGATTGACTTGAATATTAAAAGTTCATTTAAGTTTACAGAAAGAAATTGTCTATGTATATTTGATAATATCTGAAATCGTGTTAAAACTTCCGCCGTCATCTATCCTTTGTTTGCATCTCAAGAATATCATCAACtgtagaatatttaaaaacaaaaatatctgcCGTCATTATTATgctgaaaaataattattttgtagaaaattctCCTCCCCAAACTAACAAACCAACAGAAAAAGGGAAAGAGCTTGAATTCGAAAATAAAATATACCATTAGTTTATAAACTTATAGACAATGTCATgcaatatacaaaaagaaaagaaaatgcagctattcatgtcttatttcacacaaatcgttaaaaaaaatcttgaaaatttcTTTTATTCCTAAGTTTGTAGAAAAGAAATTGTTTGCTATTATCATCTATTCACTAATCGATTTCTAGATTATGGTTTGTAAAAagatttaattcaatttttactGTTCATCTCATTTTTATCAGTTTTCTAAAGTGACATTCATTGTCGAAACACACATCTAGGACAGTAAAATAGATGCCGTTTATTTATCACAAgtcatattgttttaatatttgtcaCATTAGCTAAAATATTTCTCGTAGGTTTAGCGGTGGATACGGAACATATGGTATCTTTTTTGGAGTTCAACAGCTTGGAGGGAACATTTACTTAAATTTGATTCTTCTGAACGCCATAGGTTTATTTCAAGTGACGGGATGGTATTTTGCTAACTGGTAAGAAATCATCGAATATTCATCCAGAATGGTTCGAAAAGATATGCTTTCAGTGACAACCAATCAATTTCCGAATACAACCCATTGTATTCGGTCGTCAAATATACTGCGCGAACAGTCCACTATTGGCTTTTTAAGCACATAAACAGCtataaaaatgcaaaagaaaaaaaatattcggcCGAAGCGCTATTCTGATTTACCTCTAATATGAACACCCgaaaaccaaatatttgaaagcaaaggATGTTTATGAACAGAAATATGTAACGAGCAATACATGCAATAGGACCAAAAGGAGCCGTCAATATTGGCGTATAATTTATTACATCATTTTCTGCATTCTGTTTAACCTTCCACtgattgatataatttttttcaacagTGTTCTTCACTAAACTActatttacaaagacaaatcaTAGCAACAAATACTATAAATAACAAGTAAGAGAGAAAATGGTAGCTTTGGTAAATATTTTTCCTTTGCAATTTACCCACGAAGCTTTCCAACTCGACGTTCAGCTGATAAATATGATTTACATTGAATTAAGTAATATCATTTCATTAGAAATAATCATTATCATGCtgtattatgttatttttttatatgctcAGCAT
The window above is part of the Mytilus edulis unplaced genomic scaffold, xbMytEdul2.2 SCAFFOLD_109, whole genome shotgun sequence genome. Proteins encoded here:
- the LOC139506295 gene encoding solute carrier family 22 member 6-A-like, which produces MTDLNEYLEETIDNIGGLGRFQWIIIVLLFGSNISDNWSNLMMAYGAAVPNWRCDLTSLEGLNFTKANNISDLKICEFKDNSISIICKSRLYDPGMSTVVSEWDLVCDKSWVPSTITTLQMGGLITGGFVSGHVADAFGRKSTYVCALFTIISLNVAAAFSSTWEMFAVFRFFIGLGSGFTTSLNFTFVIEFTPRQSRSMLRFLPCRELFGMLYACLCWWLHDWRYIQIGSALLVFPYFIGIIWFVPESFRWLVTHWKIRRAYDVIKTIASMNNKKPPEYDKFHEEVIQIKDLVSEEKKYSVLDLLDNPRLLKITLLLMVAWFSGGYGTYGIFFGVQQLGGNIYLNLILLNAIGLFQVTGWYFANCIGRRWTTSMFYIIGGCSGMIVGILQALDIENKETFVTVFALPSKAFVTAGWVSVMLITAEIYPTVVRNIGSGLLNASSGFGIMVAPIVNFASQKIPGLLYLIFAGLMFLSAFLVILLPETNNKALEDTIDFDPNNSMSRKIKNSFNTTVQKGYEYLK